One Setaria viridis chromosome 5, Setaria_viridis_v4.0, whole genome shotgun sequence genomic region harbors:
- the LOC117857159 gene encoding uncharacterized protein, with amino-acid sequence MSFGKGWFQKDQAATKASMGSRYEVEVTVGSARDLKNVNWRNGELKPYAVLWVDDGPKSSTHVDLDDGENPVWDEKLVVQLPPSAARLEDAVLHIDIVHANAAEGVKPLVGSARLPLRDVLDDAGVGGKVSRTLRLKRPSGRPQGKLDARVAIREAPPPRYHHDPSPYPAPYGHPAGSGGSRDPYYAAPPPPYGQPPYAAPPVGYPAGAYGYGGGPQPAYGAPPSAPAYAAAPVVGAPAAAGAAPQKSNKMGMGTGLAVGAAAGVLGGLALAGGASYLGEKFDDDSHDHDDY; translated from the coding sequence ATGTCATTCGGCAAGGGTTGGTTCCAGAAGGACCAAGCCGCCACCAAAGCATCCATGGGTTCCCGCTACGAGGTGGAGGTGACCGTGGGCTCGGCGCGCGACCTCAAGAACGTCAACTGGCGCAACGGCGAGCTCAAGCCCTACGCCGTGCTCTGGGTGGACGACGGGCCCAAGAGCTCCACCCACGTCGACCTCGACGACGGCGAGAACCCCGTCTGGGACGAGAAGCTCGTCGTCCAGctcccgccctccgccgcccggcTCGAGGACGCCGTCCTCCACATCGACATCGTCCACGCCAACGCCGCCGAGGGCGTCAAGCCGCTGGTCGGGTCCGCGCGCCTCCCGCTCCGCGACGTCCTCGACGACGCCGGGGTCGGGGGCAAGGTCTCCCGCACTCTCCGCCTCAAGCGGCCCTCGGGCCGGCCGCAGGGGAAGCTCGACGCCCGCGTCGCCATCCGCGAGGCCCCGCCCCCGCGGTACCACCACGATCCGAGCCCGTACCCGGCGCCGTACGGCCAtcccgccggcagcggcggctcgcGTGACCCCTACtacgccgccccgccgccgccctacgGCCAGCCGCCgtacgccgcgccgccggtggggTACCCGGCCGGCGCCTACGGTTACGGAGGCGGGCCGCAGCCGGCGTACGGCGCTCCTCCTTCCGCTCCGGCGTACGCGGCTGCGCCGGTGGTCGgtgcccccgcggcggcgggcgctgcTCCGCAGAAGAGCAACAAGATGGGGATGGGGACAGGTCTGGCggtgggtgcggcggcgggagtgCTGGGCGGATTGGCGCTCGCGGGAGGAGCGAGCTATCTCGGGGAGAAGTTCGACGATGACTCACACGATCACGACGACTACTAG
- the LOC117857158 gene encoding uncharacterized protein translates to MAKSGIQYAVVDAFTAEPFKGNPAAVCLLEDAAKAADERWMQSVAAEFNLAETAFLLRDSSSAAAPRFQLRWFTPAAEVELCGHATLASAHFLFTSVLAEHETLIEFATKSGILTAEKVPAPASAAASGEGKLFIELDFPMIDLVDCHPAELPSIPQTLNGASVVSVQKSATAGDLIVELSSGKEVADIIPNIHEIKNCSGRGVVFTGPAPEGSGYDFFTRFFCPKLNIDEDPVCGSAHCVLAPFWGAKLGKQKLTAFQASRRSGILHLELEPAGRRVRIQGEAVAVMTGTLLA, encoded by the exons ATGGCCAAGAGTGGCATCCAGTACGCCGTG GTGGACGCCTTCACGGCGGAGCCGTTCAAGGGCAACCCGGCCGCGGTCTGCCTCCTCGAGGacgccgccaaggccgccgaCGAGCGGTGGATGCAGTCCGTCGCCGCCGAGTTCAACCTCGCCGAGaccgccttcctcctccgcgactcctcctccgccgccgccccacggtTCCAGCTCCGATGGTTCACCCCCGCCGCCGAG GTCGAGCTCTGCGGCCACGCGACGCTGGCCTCCGCTCACTTTCTCTTCACATCCGTCCTCGCGGAGCACGAGACGCTCATCGAATTCGCGACCAAATCGGGGATTCTCACCGCCGAGAAGGTTCCTGCACCGGCGAGTGCGGCGGCCTCAGGTGAGGGGAAGCTGTTCATCGAGCTGGATTTCCCCATGATTGACCTTGTCGATTGCCATCCTGCCGAGCTGCCGTCCATCCCCCAGACCCTGAACGGAGCTTCCGTCGTCAGCGTTCAGAAGTCGGCGACTGCTGGTGACCTCATT GTGGAGCTTTCATCAGGAAAAGAGGTTGCCGATATCATTCCTAACATCCATGAAATTAAAAACTGTTCAGGCAGAGGAGTTGTATTTACAGGGCCAGCACCTGAGGGATCTGGTTATGACTTCTTCACGCGTTTCTTCTGCCCAAAACTAAACATAGATGAG GACCCCGTTTGTGGCAGTGCGCACTGTGTTTTAGCACCCTTTTGGGGCGCGAAGCTGGGAAAGCAGAAACTGACAGCATTTCAA GCATCTCGACGGAGCGGAATATTACACCTGGAGTTGGAACCTGCAGGCAGGAGAGTGCGAATTCAGGGAGAAGCTGTCGCTGTGATGACTGGTACCCTCCTAGCCTAG
- the LOC117857157 gene encoding 26S proteasome non-ATPase regulatory subunit 14 homolog: MERLQRIFGASGMGQPPTDSPLLDSSEQVYISSLALLKMLKHGRAGVPMEVMGLMLGEFVDDYTVRVVDVFAMPQSGTGVSVEAVDHVFQTNMLDMLKQTGRPEMVVGWYHSHPGFGCWLSGVDINTQQSFEALNPRAVAVVIDPIQSVKGKVVIDAFRLINPQTMMLGQEPRQTTSNVGHLNKPSIQALIHGLNRHYYSIAINYRKNELEEKMLLNLHKKKWTDGLILKRFDTHSKTNEQTVQEMLNLAVKYNKAVQEEDELPPEKLAIANVGRQDAKKHLEEHVSNLMSSNIVQTLGTMLDTVVF, translated from the exons ATGGAGCGGCTGCAGCGGATCTTCGGCGCCTCCGGGATGGGGCAGCCGCCGACGGACTCGCCGCTGCTCGACTCCTCCGAGCAGGTCTACATCTCCTCCCTCGCGCTCCTCAAGATGCTCAAGCACG GGAGGGCGGGCGTGCCCATGGAGGTCATGGGCCTCATGCTCGGCGAGTTCGTCGACGACTACACCGTCAGGGTCGTCGACGTCTTCGCCATGCCGCAGAGCGGGACTGGGGTTAGCGTCGAGGCCGTCGACCACGTCTTCCAGACGAACATGCTTGACATGCTCAAGCAGACCGGCAG ACCAGAAATGGTTGTAGGCTGGTATCACTCGCATCCTGGCTTCGGTTGCTGGCTCTCAGGAGTTGATATCAATACTCAACAG AGTTTTGAAGCTTTGAACCCCAGGGCGGTTGCTGTTGTGATAGACCCCATCCAGAGTGTCAAGGGGAAGGTGGTTATTGATGCATTCCGCCTCATTAATCCTCAGACCATGATGCTTGGCCAGGAGCCACGACAGACAACGTCTAATGTTGGCCACCTAAATAAGCCATCTATTCAG GCTCTTATCCATGGGCTGAACAGACATTACTACTCAATTGCAATCAATTACCGGAAAAACGAGCTTGAGGAGAAAATGTTGCTGAACTTGCACAAAAAGAAATGGACCGATGGACTAATTTTGAAGAGGTTTGACACTCACTCGAAAACCAATGAGCAGACTGTCCAG GAAATGCTGAACCTAGCCGTCAAGTACAACAAGGCAGTGCAAGAGGAGGATGAGCTGCCACCTGAGAAACTCGCGATAGCAAATGTTGGTCGGCAAGATGCGAAGAAGCATTTGGAAGAGCATGTGTCGAATTTAATGTCATCAAACATAGTTCAGACCTTAGGAACCATGCTTGACACGGTTGTCTTTTAG